CCGGTGGCCCTGGCAACGGGCCGCTCCGGGTCGCTCGCGAATGCGACCGAAACATCCGCCCGCCTCATGTTCGTCACGGCGGTCTCCGAGAAAGCGACTTCGTAGCGCCAGCGGGTCCTCGCCATCTCGATTTCGTCAGACTCGGTTCCGGAGCCCGGGAATTGCCCGCTCAACCGTCGTTCCGTCAGAACGTTCATGGCGACCCAGTTGGCCACCGTCTTGTCCCGCAGACGGGTTGCGGCGAGCGCCGACTGGTTGAGTTGGCCGAACACGGCAATGAGGCCGAACGCAATGATCGCGAGTGCGATCAGCACCTCGATCAGCGTGAACCCCCGGGCGGTGTGACCGGGATCAACGTTCATCCCGGATCAACTCCGCCGTGCCGCTCTCTGTCACCCGCAGGGTTGCTCCACGGGCGCCAACCGATTGTTGCAGTCTCAGCTGGAATGGCGTGAACTCCCCGCTGGAAAGAATGAGCACCTGCGGCTCTCGTGGGTCTGGCAACGAACTGTCCTTGCGGTCGTCGGCCTGCGGGGGCGGCTTGTCGGGCGGAATCATTTCGTCAAGGCGTACGATCCGGCCCTCGATCTCGAGATCCACCAGCGCCTCCGGCGGAAAACGGCGAGGGGAAAAGGGCTCACTGCCCTTGCCGAAGGGCGACCAGCGATTGGTCGCGATGTCGTAGGTACTGAACTCGTATTCCTGCGAATAGAAAGTTACGCCAAACTCACGGCCCTGCAGCACCGCTTCCTCGCCTGCCAGATGCAGCAGGTCCGCAATCCGCTGAAGTTCCCTGTCGGCAGTCCGGTCGCTGGTCGCTACTCCGACGGACAGGGTCGCCATTGCGGCGACGATGCCGATGATGAACATCACCACCAGCAACTCCAGCAAGGTAAATCCAGAGTCGAGATATCGCTTCACCGTCGCATCCCGAATCCCTGAACGCGAGCAGCATCGGGGGGCCGGCTGCGGGCTACTCCTTCTCCCAGTTGCCTATGTCGGCATCGACCCCTTCGCCTCCCTCAACGCCATCGCGTCCCAGCGTGTACAGGTCGATCTCACCCCGACTGCCCGGATACAGATACAGGTATGGCCGGTCCCATGGATCCTTCGGCACGCGATCCAGATACCCCCCTTCGGGCCACGGAACCCCGGGATCGTTCGGCGGCGTTGTCAGAGCGGCCAGTCCCTCTTCGGTGCTCGGATATCGAAAGCGATCGAGCCGATAGAGTTTCAGCGCGCTCTCGATAGCCCGTAAGTCCTGCTTGACCTTGGTAACCTGGGC
This genomic interval from Gammaproteobacteria bacterium contains the following:
- the gspI gene encoding type II secretion system minor pseudopilin GspI, with amino-acid sequence MNVDPGHTARGFTLIEVLIALAIIAFGLIAVFGQLNQSALAATRLRDKTVANWVAMNVLTERRLSGQFPGSGTESDEIEMARTRWRYEVAFSETAVTNMRRADVSVAFASDPERPVARATGFFMETPAGSGAAGPGTGWPVAVPKDAAAGISGENPAPPPTANSPEEARE
- the gspH gene encoding type II secretion system minor pseudopilin GspH — translated: MKRYLDSGFTLLELLVVMFIIGIVAAMATLSVGVATSDRTADRELQRIADLLHLAGEEAVLQGREFGVTFYSQEYEFSTYDIATNRWSPFGKGSEPFSPRRFPPEALVDLEIEGRIVRLDEMIPPDKPPPQADDRKDSSLPDPREPQVLILSSGEFTPFQLRLQQSVGARGATLRVTESGTAELIRDER
- the gspG gene encoding type II secretion system major pseudopilin GspG, whose product is MTFRRFRRTSRMARGFTLIEIMVVVVILGILAALIAPNVISRIDEAQVTKVKQDLRAIESALKLYRLDRFRYPSTEEGLAALTTPPNDPGVPWPEGGYLDRVPKDPWDRPYLYLYPGSRGEIDLYTLGRDGVEGGEGVDADIGNWEKE